Part of the Deltaproteobacteria bacterium genome, GCCTAAACCATGCCGATTGTTCCCTGCGGTACGAGGCCATCCGGAACGGGACACTCCTTTACGAATCGGAAAGCGCACGATACGCCGATTTCATCACCAGGACCTTCAAGGATTACGAAGAGATGAATTTTCTGAAACGGCACTACCACAGGGCAAAGATCGAGGAATTAAGAAGGATTGCAGATGTATAATCGTGATCTCGTCCTGAGAAAGATCGAGTCCCTGAAAAGATACCTCGACGAACTTTCGACCTTCCGGACTCTCACATTCGAGGAATACAAGGGTAAGATATCGAACTACCGGTCCGTGGAACGGCTGATCCAGTTGCTGGTGGAAGTCGCATCGGACATCAACGCCCACCTCCTCGCGAGGATGCGCGGTATCGCCGTCGAGGATTACCGCTCCTCC contains:
- a CDS encoding DUF86 domain-containing protein — encoded protein: MYNRDLVLRKIESLKRYLDELSTFRTLTFEEYKGKISNYRSVERLIQLLVEVASDINAHLLARMRGIAVEDYRSSFLRMGETGLLDPALAQDLSRATGMRNRLVHDYEKIDDRTVFNTIPLALAGFKEYIRQILNLL